Proteins encoded together in one Zerene cesonia ecotype Mississippi chromosome 22, Zerene_cesonia_1.1, whole genome shotgun sequence window:
- the LOC119836068 gene encoding zinc finger protein 674-like has translation MAYFLNVNISVIVSNILSENRFSHCRLCLKGIEENYVRLSDTVAINPDGGDFQPLSQLLVKLLGEQFSEEIAGIDAVCVDCVETVQSMMRFIDRCQKTTEILSKVFENINNAFEKDSHACDGDKKICINVEETEADLLFMSKPVRKKKILNRNKIFECLECLKQFETFDLLYEHNISFHRLVTCNKCYKTFLTNVDLSLHESRDHRYKCPECPQYEGTQEGLKRHNEQYHKCHMCTECGKSCKGLERLHVHEEKHRLKHSCPKCGKSYTTKDFFDRHVKLCLNNLLDPHPSRSSMEKSFTCEKCDKAYSTQGGLRVHNRFAHGNAKPHECPECGKKFTAPSYLRVHMIKHTGEKNFKCNICNNRFVSKEALLYHTRRHTGEKPYSCKLCSERFVNASARAEHIKFKHVGPTLMCEICSRKFVTSHFLKQHISRHHDPSSKLYYGRSIIPPNLPLEQNLRKFVVTPED, from the exons atggcttattttttaaatgtaaatattagtgtaattGTGTCTAACATATTAAGTGAGAATAGATTTAGTCATTGTAGGTTATGTTTGAAAGGAATTGAAGAAAATTACGTTCGACTGAGCGACACTGTTGCAATAAATCCTGATGGTGGTGATTTCCAACCACTTAGTCAGCTTCTCGTTAAACTATTGGGTGAACAG ttTTCTGAGGAAATTGCTGGAATAGATGCTGTGTGTGTTGATTGTGTGGAAACTGTACAGTCAATGATGCGCTTTATAGATAGATGTCAAAAGACTAcagaaatattaagtaaagtattcgaaaacattaataatgcTTTTGAGAAGGACTCCCATGCTTGTGatggggataaaaagataTGTATCAATGTGGAGGAAACTGAAGCAGACTTGTTATTTATGAGTAAGCCAGTACgaaagaagaaaattttaaatagaaacaaaatttttgaatgCTTAGAATGTCTTAAACAATTTGAAACATTTGATTTGCTttatgaacataatatatcgtTCCATAGATTAGTAACATGtaacaaatgttataaaacatttttaacaaatgtgGACTTGAGTTTGCATGAGAGTCGCGACCACAGGTATAAATGCCCGGAATGTCCACAATATGAGGGCACACAGGAAGGTCTCAAACGACACAATGagcaatatcataaatgtcaTATGTGTACAGAGTGTGGGAAGTCTTGCAAGGGCCTGGAGAGACTTCATGTACATGAAGAGAAGCACAGATTGAAGCACTCCTGTCCTAAATGTGGAAAGTCGTACACAACAAAGGATTTCTTTGATCGTCATGTTAAACTGTGTCTTAACAATTTACTGGATCCACATCCAAGTAGAAGTTCTATGGAAAAATCATTTACATGTGAAAAGTGTGACAAGGCATACAGTACTCAGGGGGGTTTACGTGTACACAATAGATTTGCTCATGGCAATGCTAAGCCCCATGAATGTCCTGAATGTGGCAAGAAATTCACTGCACCAAGCTATTTAAGGGTTCACATGATAAAACATACAGGAGAAAAGAATTTCAAGTGCAATATTTGTAACAACAGATTTGTTTCAAAGGAGGCACTGTTGTATCATACAAGGCGTCATACAGGGGAAAAGCCCTACAGCTGCAAGCTTTGTAGTGAGAGGTTTGTGAATGCTTCTGCTCGTGCTGAGCACATCAAGTTCAAACATGTTGGTCCAACGTTAATGTGTGAAATATGCTCCAGGAAATTTGTGACCAGTCACTTCCTCAAGCAGCATATAAGTAGGCACCATGATCCATCTAGCAAACTGTATTACGGCAGGAGCATCATACCACCCAATTTACCGTTAGAACAGAACTTGCGAAAATTTGTTGTAACACCTGAAGATTGA